The Osmerus eperlanus chromosome 9, fOsmEpe2.1, whole genome shotgun sequence genomic sequence CACATCTGTACCCAGAGAGCCAGTGAGAGATTACGCTGATGTTGTCAGGGTGATGATGGGATGCCCGAGTTAacctacagagagagaagggcctTAAAAGGATTATGCAGCAGGCTCTAACAGTAGATCTATGGCTCTCAATGTCATTGGACTTCCGGAGAACCATCCAGATGTTGCCATCTGGTGCTGATGGGCTGTGTTGTGTTGCCGGGGTACAGTCCACTCAGGATGAGTCTGGAGAGTGGAAGTGTGGAttgtgttgattgtttttctactgtGTTATGTCACCTGCTCCCCTGTGTCCTAATGGGTGTAGTCTGAGCATAGCAGCCACTGTACAGTACTGCATGTTGGTAATGACACAACAGTACAAtgctgtgaggagggggtcagggagaacaaagggaaggaggggggggggggaggaacggGACATCCTGAGCTGGAGGGACGCCTCCTGCACCCTCGAGGGGGAGCTTGGAGGAGATTCCTCAATAaaatctgcccccccctccccctctcctcccccctacacacacacaccccagccacACCCCTGCAGCTGGATGGCCAGGCTATATATAGAGAAACCCCtgcccagggggagggggggggaggagggggactggCTAACATGGCTCTCAGCATAGTTTGTGGGGGTGTAAACTGTGCTGTGCACCCAGCTCAGCAACACAAATTCCAGCATTAGTACGTCATTATTATGACTGTCCAAGCaattgtttgtgagggagggaagggtgagggaggggtgagggacggaggcaggggtgagggagggagggaagggtgagggagggaggcaggggtgagggagggagggagtctagTATAGGTGCTGTACTCGTATGAAATAAATAACGATTAGCTTTGTTAGTTAAAGTGATCATATAAAGGACAGGACCAAACACTTATTCTGTTGTCTAGCTGAGTTTTGCTTCATGTGTTTACAGAAGTTAAACAAAATAATCTGTCTGCCGCTGTGTGGATGAGGGCTGTTTGAAAGAGGGTGTTGCTCTGTGACCCGTCTCGTCCTGCTGTCAGactagacagacagaggaagggtACGCtgatgtgttagtgtgtgttctcTGCCGTCACAATCGGCCATCTTGTCAGGAGAGATTTATAAACCAGAGCTGAGAATGTGCTggagagcacccccccccccctcactgtccGCTGACAGAGCCAGGCAGGGCCGGTTTTGGGGTTTGAACAATCTGCCTTTGTCCAGCTCAGGACACAAGTGCCCTCTGTTAATGCTGCATCACTGAtccgtacaccccccccccatatccccccctccagccgccatccctccctctctccctctttccatccctccctccctccttccctatcaGGGCCAGAGCATGTCTAACTGCAACCATCATTAATTCAGCAGCCGGAGACAGTCTGATGCGTTTGAGCTGTGACACAGCAAGATGGTGTCATTTTGTGTCAGCTCTATGTAACTCAATTATGGATGAATGAAGGTCCTGGAGGGACGTCTCCCTCGATGGGCTTTCACCTCCCTCTGAGCATCCTGTTGCTAACTGCTGTCTCAGAGGGGTCAGATGGAACAAGGAGCATTTTTCACGTATAATaatctccctttctttttctgcatctccctttctgtttctctccagaTGACCCGATGTCTGGACTCTTCCAGAAGCCAATGAGTGACGACGGTGACCTGTACACCTCCCTGCTGTCCAATCAGGGCCACCGGTACGACCAGGAGGGCTcctcaggctcctccccctcccaggagcGCTCCACCATCGACTCCTACGGCATCTTCAGCTCcaagatgacctctgacctgtctgaCCTGGATGACCTTCCCAAGTCCCTGCTGGGTTCTGAGAAGACCGAGTCCTACAACTACATGGACATCAGCCACGGAGACGAGCAGAGCTCCAAGCgggcccagcccagcctgggGGACACGGGCCCCTCCGGCGGAGACTCCCTGGGCAGCTACATGGAGAAGAAccccggaggagaggaggagagcctgGGCCCGGCGCTGGACTCGCACTCCTTCCCCTACGTGGAGGAGCCGTCAGACGAGGAGCTGTCCGACTACCGCTCCTACCGCACCCTGGGCACCCCGCAGACGGCCAGCCCCGTCAAGATCACCCTGACCGAGTCCCGCCCTCCCGTCGCCAAGGACGACCCGGCCCCGCTGCAGACCGCCGTGTCAGACCGCGACAACATCCTCAGCCTGGGCCTGCAGGGCGTTCCCACGGTTACCCTCTCCGAGCCGGAGGACGAGAGCCCCACATCCTCGCCCAACGCGTCCCCGACAGGTAGGCCTCGACGCTGCGGTGCTGCGACGCGGTCTGGTGCGAGTCGCGCTCCTGGTGCGAGTCGCGCTCCTGGTGCGAGTCGCGCTTCTGGTGCGAGTCGCGCTTCTGGCTCTGAGCTTCTTATCTCAGTGATGGTTCATGCTAGGAGACGGGGGGGAAGAAAGACTTCTGTCTTTACAAGtgagaaaatgtatttaaatggGCTTTAGGAGCTTAGGGTTCCTGCTGTAAGAGATGTGCTGAGATGTCACACTGTGGGCTTGTCTGCTCAGCCCCCTCtaatctctcttctccctccatcgctctctctcctccctctctctctccgcacgtctctctctgtccctgcctttGTCTCCGTAGAGAAAGAGTCTCCGTCTCATGACATGTTCCAGTTTGGACGAGGGAAGTCAGCGGGCGGCGACCCGGCTCCAGgatccacccagccctcctccatggCAGCCTCCAGGGACCAGGACGGCAGCAGTGCCGAGTCCGGGGACTCGGAGATCGAGCTGGTGTCTGAGGAGCCCTTCTCTCGCCCAGCCGCGCCCTCCTCCGCCACCAGCACCAACAACCCCTTCGAGCCGCCCCCGAGCAACAAGGGCACTTTCAGCCCGGCGGGCAACCCCTTCGACAGCACCCCCCCGGTTAAGGGCGGCCTGGGCTTGACCGGCCACCCCGCCCCGCCCTCGGCTTACAGCATCCtgcgggaggagagggaagcagaGCTGGACAGCGAGCTCTTTATCGAGTCTGCGTCTGAGGAGAGCCCgaagagagagcagggcagcGCGGGGCCCAAACAGggggccccctcccccctgatcccccccaccaccaccccaagccccaccccggccccggcccGCAGCAGCCCACAGCCCGCCCCCGCCGAGCCATTGGCTAGCTCCCTGGTGAAACCCTCCAATGACAAGAGCAAGAGCCCCACCAAGATGGAGGAGGATCGTCCCAGCAAGCCCAAGCCGCCCACGGCTGCCGTGCCCCCCGAGGTGCGCCCCCTGGAGGACCTGGGGGGTAAGAGCCAGCTGGccggcgaggggaggggagaccaggggaagCCCGACGCTCCAGTCTTAATGAAGGGCTTCGACAAACAGAAAGGTTGGTCCCTGTCAGTACTCTGGTCTGTGCTctctgggggtgggaggggtttaGGAGGTCTGCCATCTCACAAGCTGGGGTTTAGCTGACATCCTAGATGTCATTCTTTCTTGAGGCCTTTTAACTGTTGAGCTCATTTTTCCCCTGTTTCAGTTGTTCTGTCTTGACAGCCCAGCTCTTACAGCCAGCGTGTGGAACAGGTAGAGAACACATCTCAGAACCTGTTTGGAGGATTGGGTGTGTCTTGGCCTTGTTTTATAATCATTAACTGCTTGACTCTTACACGGTTGTTGATTATGACTATTGACTCCCTTTAACAGCACACAGCATATGGTCGTTCCCTGAAGGCTCTTGTTCCCtgagtgtgttgtgatgtgggGAGATAGCATGGAGGGCCAGGCTGGGCCGTTATCGTGGCTGTGTTGACAGAAAAAGGAAATTAAAGGGTTGCTGTGATacgggctgggctgggttaggTTAGGCTGGGATGGGTtaggctaggctgggctgggttaGGCTAAACTGGGCTAGgataggctgggctgggctaaaCTGGGCTAGGATAGGATGGGCTGTTCCATGCTGTCTCACAATGGAGGGGACGACAGCTTCTTTGGCTGCATGATTTCTGCTTCCCTCTGGTGGTAGAGTTGCACAGTGACCATGACATAGGCTGTCTTGAGAACGGCATGTTTATCATGGAGATTAGAAGCAGTGAAAGAGCTTAGAAACGGACAGGGCGCTACCAGATATATCACATGAGAGTCACTGCCTTTAAAAGAAGTGGGAATCTGTGTGGaaatacacaaacaaaacaaaacaaaaacatgattCATTCCTGCATCTTCAATTCTCCACCTGTCTCCCAACGGCCTTCTACGCTGACATGAAATAATTCACTCCAACATGTTACAGGTTTGAACACGCTccacagtctacacacacacggcgTTGAGTCACCTCGAGCTGAgtgttattatgggatggtttGAGATGCGTCTTGTGTTTCCTGTTTGCCTTTTGCTCCATCTGTGCTGGGTTCTCTCTATCCGTGTCCACACTGGGTTTATGTAATCCTTTGATGTCCAAACTGgggcagaggcagacagaccgaAAGAGCTTTGGAGGATTCTGCCGCTCTCTCCACATAGAGGGGATGAGGAAGATGCCTTATGGGGTTTAGGTTGTTGTTTGAAATCCCCTGACTGTGAGCATGAACTGGACAAGGACATGTCTAGCTGTGCGTTGCGTAAAGGATGCTTGTGTTTCTACTGGGCTGAGGTGGCGTGATAGTGACAACAGTGCAACGTCACGGCCCAAGGTCTGATGCCACGGGGAAgctgcgctctctctctactccccctcGTGTTTACAAACAGACAACGGAAGGTAGGAAGGTTCTAGAAATCCTGAAAGCAGGTCAGCCTTTTCCAGAGGAAACCAGATACATTTGTGCACGTTCCCACCACTAGAGGGCGCAAGGCACCGCGCGCGGCTCGCCTGTCGGGCAGGAGACAGGCGGACATCATGTACcccactgcctgcctgcctgagcACTTCCACCGCAGTTGCCATGACAACACCCAGGGGGAGCAGGCGCGGGCTGGCTCgtttattttcttcttcttcctcccctctctttctctctctcactaactaactctctctctctctctctctcactatctcactcactcactatgTCTCTATCTCTTAGTATTTTTTTGCCTATTGGCTGTTGCCGTGGCAGAGAGAcccttttttttaaaggttgcGGTGAGCAGAAGGTGTGAAGCAGGGATAGGCAGCAGGGTgggactggggggagggagagggagggaggaggggaggggggaggggggggggatgggttgCAGACTAGGATTTGATGACGCCCTTTCTGTATATCCAGACATTGATGGTGTCTGGCTTCAGGGCTGTGTCCTGTGTGACCCATGCATTGCTCTGAGACCAAGGCTTTGCGAGGACATTTGCATTGCTAATTCCTGGAGGGGAAAACCTAAAGCACGGACTGAATGTGGCCTGGACGCATTGAGGCTGGAACACTGTTGTTCTGTACTGCACAGTGTTTATGAATTATTAAAGGCACCAGCACTTCAGCTGCTCAATAATGAGTGAGACAGTGAAAATGGCTATTTGCGTCGCCTCGACTGCAGGCTTAAATATGGGCTTGTACAGATAAAGAGCTAAAGGGTTGAACGTTTGACAGATCCTTCCATGACAACACAGCCATGTCATGTAGGGTCCCTAGCCTTGCAGCAAATCCTATTGTCTTTTTGAAGCTGAACATGACGTCAGATTCTTTTTTTAATGACACACATTTTTGGCGATGTCACTGAGACGCATTCCacatattttttctttcttgatCTCACTAACGATAATAAAATGAAAGTGGGCGGGGCCCACCAGCACACATGACATTGTATCCGCCTGCTTTGGGGGCTTCATCAAAGGGCTTGTGAGTTAACccttccccccctgctccccccggaGCACCAGTCTACCCCGAGAACCAGTGACTGCAACCAGGGACTTTTATTGTGAAAggactcacctcccctctcaagAAAAAGCCTGGCCCCCCAGGCACCATTGCATGGATGATTTGCTGCAGTAGCGACTGTGCTGAGCGTGGTGTGTTTACAGTTCGatcgaccccccccctctctctctctctctctctctccgctaccctctcctcctcctgttctcgcTGACGGCTCCACAGCAGCAGTCTGAGAGCTCCGTGGGCACGCGGCACCTTGGAaacctctccttcatcccctcctcGCGTCTccgcttctctccctccatccttcccaccATTCATGCCTCtgtggggtgagtgagtgagccagCTCGACCGCAGAGGAACActcagaagaagagagaagacgcagagagaagaagaagaagaagaagaagagagatctGGGAGAGAACTGATCGGCAGCATGCAGGCCACTGCAGACGTGAGCAAAGCCAAGGATAGTTCCTGCACCAGCTGGAAAGGCCAGGGTACTGACgtgtttactgtgtgttttctctctctgtgtgtgtgtgtggtatatggATTACATGGagtgtaggggggagggagggcgggcgcATGTGTGTGAGGTATGAACTGATCTGTTGTCACGTACGTGTTTCTGCCGGAGTGTGGGGACAGTTTTGGCGTGCGTGCATGTCTGCTTAGACGGAGGAGTAATGTCGCATGTTTGCATGTGACATTAGAGGGGGTCTGGACTCCCCTGCATGTTTACCCAGGGACACGCCCTGACGACAGGCGCCCTGACGACAGGAGCCCTCCGCCGCGCCAGACAAAGGGGACGGAGGTGTGAGAcgtcagagggtgtgtgtttgggatgatTAATGTATACACCCGTACACACGCTGGAAGCCat encodes the following:
- the rtn1a gene encoding reticulon-1a isoform X1 — encoded protein: MSSKPSDELGSEGKWFGDDYERNGLFGSTPPRFDELRDEFKPKSGGDTGDLDQQFHQFLDDGKRPPVAMETASTDDPMSGLFQKPMSDDGDLYTSLLSNQGHRYDQEGSSGSSPSQERSTIDSYGIFSSKMTSDLSDLDDLPKSLLGSEKTESYNYMDISHGDEQSSKRAQPSLGDTGPSGGDSLGSYMEKNPGGEEESLGPALDSHSFPYVEEPSDEELSDYRSYRTLGTPQTASPVKITLTESRPPVAKDDPAPLQTAVSDRDNILSLGLQGVPTVTLSEPEDESPTSSPNASPTEKESPSHDMFQFGRGKSAGGDPAPGSTQPSSMAASRDQDGSSAESGDSEIELVSEEPFSRPAAPSSATSTNNPFEPPPSNKGTFSPAGNPFDSTPPVKGGLGLTGHPAPPSAYSILREEREAELDSELFIESASEESPKREQGSAGPKQGAPSPLIPPTTTPSPTPAPARSSPQPAPAEPLASSLVKPSNDKSKSPTKMEEDRPSKPKPPTAAVPPEVRPLEDLGGKSQLAGEGRGDQGKPDAPVLMKGFDKQKAIDLLYWRNVKQSGAVFGSLLLLFFSLTQFSVVSVGAYLALAALSATISFRVYKSVLQAVQKTDEGHPFKSYLEVDIALSQEQIGKYAEKALLYVNTCIKELRRLFLVQDLVDSLKFAVLMWLLTYVGALFNGLTLMILAVVSMFSMPVVYEKHQAQIDQYVGLIRTQVNSVVGKIQAKIPGAKRKEE